GATCAGCGCGGGGATCTCGCTCATCTGGGCGCGCTGGGCCGCGCGCCAGCGGCGTTCGCCGGCGATCAGCTCGTAGCTGTGCTTGCCCAGCTCGCGCACCACCACCGGCTGGATCAGGCCCTGGGCCTTGATCGAGGCGGCCAGTTCGTCCAGCGCCTCGTCGTTCCAGTGCCGCCGCGGCTGGTACTTGCCGGGCTGGACCTGCTGGATCGGCAGCATGCGCAGCTCGCCTTCCTGCGCCAGCATCGACGGCGTGGCGTCACCATCGCCGCCGAGCAGGGCATCGAGCCCGCGTCCCAATCCACGTTTTTTCGCAGCAGCCATGCCTTATTCCTGATGGTTGGCGGCCGGCGCCTTGAGCACCGGGCCGCTGTCGTCGTGTGCCGGCGTCGGCGCCGCCACCTCGATGTCTTCGACCGGCACCGCCGCCACGCTCCGCGGCAGCCCGCGCTCGCGCCGGATCACTTCGCCGGCCAGGCCGATGTAGGCGATCGCGCCGCGCGAGCTGCGATCGTACAGATGGATCGGCTGGCCGTGGCTGGGCGCCTCGGCCAGGCGCACGTTGCGGGGGATGATCGAACGCAGCACCTTGTCGCCGAAATGCTGGGTGAGCTGGGCCGACACCTCGTTGCCGAGGTTGTTGCGCACGTCGTACATGGTGCGCAGCAAGCCTTCGATCTCCAGCTTCGGGTTCAGCCGGTGGCGCACCGCCTTGACCGTGTCGAGCAGGCTGGAGAGCCCTTCCAGCGCGAAATATTCGCATTGCACCGGGATCAGCACGCCGTCGGCGGCGGTCAGCGCATTCAGGGTCAGCAGGTTCAGCGAGGGCGGGCAGTCGATCAGGATGGTGTGGTAGTTGTCCGTCACCGTGGCCAGCAGTTCCTTCAGCCGATGCTCGCGGGCCAGCGCATCCATCAGCTTCAGCTCGGCGGCGGTGAGGTCGCCATTGCCCGGCAGCAGGTCGTAATGCGCATCGGTGGACACGATCGCGGCGGCCAGCGGCACTTCCTCCAGCAGCACCTCGCACCCGCTGGCCTGGATGTCGCGCTTGTTGACGCCCGAGGCCATGGTGGCATTGCCCTGCGGATCGAGATCGATCAGCAATACCTTGCGCTTCGCCGCGGCCAGCGCCGCGGCGAGGTTGACGGCCGTGGTGGTCTTGCCGACACCGCCTTTCTGGTTGGCGACAGCGATGATGCGGGCCATGGATGGATAGCTACCGTTCGCGAAGGACGGCTAGATTAGCATTGCCGCCGCGGCTTGCCTGCCCGGCCGGCGCCTGGCTCACGCCACGATGCGCCCGCCGCTGTCCGCATCGAACAGGTGCAGCCGCTCGTTCGCCAGGCCCAATGGCACTGCGTTGCCGGGCTTGGGCAGGGCTCGCGGCGCCACGCGGGAGACCAGCGGCTGGCTGCCGTAGCGCAGGTTGAGGAAGACCTCGTTGCCGACCGGCTCGACCACTTCGAGCTGCGCGGTGAGGGCGGCCGCGCCGGACGGCTGCGGCTGCAGGTCCTCCGGGCGGACGCCCAGCACCACCGCACGATCGCGCCACAGCTCCCACGCGGACGCCTGCGGCGGTTCGCCCAGTGCGATGTCGCCCTGACCGGTGACCAGCTTCCAGCCGTCCTGCCGCTGCAGGGTGCCGTGCAGCAGGTTCATCGCCGGGCTGCCCACGAAGCCGGCCACGAACAGGTTGGCCGGCTTGTCATACAGGTTCATCGGCGTGTCGATCTGCTGGATCACCCCGCCATCGAGCACCACGATGCGCTGGCCCAGGGTCATCGCCTCGATCTGGTCGTGGGTGACGTAGACCATGGTGGCCTTGAGCTGCCGATGCAGCCGGGCGATCTCCACCCGCATCGACAGGCGCAGCTTCGCGTCGAGGTTGGACAGCGGCTCGTCCAGCAGGAACACTTTGGGATCGCGCACCAGCGCCCGGCCCAGCGCCACGCGCTGGCGCTGGCCGCCGGACAGCGCGCCGGGGCGCGAGGCCAGCCGGCTTTCCAGCTCCAGCGTCTTCGCCGCGGCCGCCACGCGGCCGTCGATGTCGGCCTGCCTGTGGCCGCGCAGTTTCAGGCCGAAGCCCAGGTTCTCGGCCACCGTCATGTGCGGATACAGCGCGTAGTTCTGGAACACCATCGCGATGTCGCGATCCTTGGGCGCGACGTCGTTGACCACGCGGCCGTCGATCGCCAGGGTGCCGTCGCTGATCGTTTCCAGGCCGGCGATCATCCTGAGCAGGGTGGTCTTGCCGCAGCCGGACGGCCCCACCAGCACCAGCAGTTCGCCGTCGGCGATCTCGAAACTGGCGCCCGCCACGCCGACGTGGCCGTTGGGGTAGACCTTGCGCAACTGATCCAGTTGTACGGCGGCCATCGGCATCTCCGGTGCGGGTGGCCACGATGGCCGTCCCGCCGAAGCATGCGCTGGTCTGCACATCGGCGGGGCATTGGGCTATTCTGCCCATGTAATCGTTTACATCAAGCACTTTGATTGCAGGAACCCCGATGACACGCCCCAGTTTCCGCTTTCCCGACGGCTTCCACTGGGGTGCCGCCACGTCGGCCTACCAGATCGAGGGTTCGCCGCTGGCCGATGGCGCCGGCCCCAGCATCTGGCAGCGCTTCGCCCACACGCCGGGGATGATGGTGAACGGCGACACCGGCGACGTCGCCTGCGACCACTACCGCCGCTACAAGGGCGACGTGCAGCTGATGAAGGCGCTGGGCCTCAAGGGCTACCGCTTCAGCATCAACTGGGCGCGGGTGCTGCCCGAGGGCACCGGCCGGGTCAATCCGCAGGGACTGGATTTCTACTCGAGGCTGGTCGACGAACTGCTGGAGAACGGCATCGTGCCGAACGCCACGCTGTTCCACTGGGACCTGCCGGCGGCGCTGGACGACCGCGGCGGCTGGCTCAACCGCGACATCGCGCACTGGTTCGCCGAGTACGCCGAAGTGATGTTCAAGGCGCTGGACGACCGCGTGCCGCGCTGGGCCACGCTCAACGAACCCTGGGTGGTCACCGACGGCGGCTACCTGCACGGTGCACTGGCACCGGGCCATCGCAGCAAGTACGAGGCGCCGATCGCCACGCACAACCTGATGCGCGCCAGCGGCGCCGGCATCCAGGCCTATCGCGCCCATGGCAGGCACGAGATCGGCGTGGTGTTCAACATCGAGCCGAAGTACCCGCACAGCGACAACGCCGAGGATCTGGCCGCCACCCGCCGCGCGCATGCCTACATGAACGAGCAGTTCGCCGACCCCGCCCTGCTGGGCCGTTATCCGCCCGAGCTGAAGGAGATCTTCGGCGACGCGTGGCCGGACTTCCCCGAAGACGATTTCAAGCTGACGAACCAGAAGGTCGACTTCGTCGGCATCAACTACTACACCCGCGCCGTGGTGAAGCACGATGCGAACGCCTACCCGCTGAAGGCGGTGCCGGTGCGCCAGCCTAACAAGACCTATACCGAGACCGGCTGGGAGGTGTTCGAGCAGGGCCTGACCGACACGCTGACCTGGTTCAAGGATCGCTACGGCGACATCCCGCTGTACATCACCGAGAACGGTTCCGCGTTCTACGATCCGCCGGTGGCCGAGAACGGCGAGCTGGACGACCCGCTGCGCACGAACTACCTGCGCAAGCACCTCAAGGCGCTGCACAAGGCGATCGGGGCCGGGGTGAACCTCAAGGGCTATTACGCGTGGTCACTGCTGGACAACCTCGAATGGTCGCTGGGTTTCTCCAAGCGCTTCGGGCTCTACCACGTCGACTTCGCCACCCAGCAGCGCACGCCCAAGGCCACCGCGAAACTGTATGCCCGGGTGATCGAGAGCAACGGCGCCGTGCTGGACGACTGACCCATCGGAAGCTTTTGCTTCCCCTGCCCCGCAGGGGAAGCTGCCCGAAGGGCTGATGGGGTAGTGCTTTTGCTTTTCGCTGCTCGGAGCGTGGCTGCGCCGCGCGCACCCCCATCCGCCCTTCGGGCACCTTCCCCCACATGCGGGGAAAGGGATCAGCGGACTGGTCGCGGAGGTGGTTTCGGTTAGGCGCCGCGGGCCAGCACCAGCAGGTGGCGTTCGGCCGGCAGGCCCGGCACCGTCAACTCGTGCGTGCTGCGCAGCGCGAAGCCCGGCGGAATGCCCGGCAGCTCGTCATCCGGCCGCTTGCCTTTCATCGCCAGCCAGATTCCGTCCGGGGCCAGCAGATGACCACCCCAGCCCAGCATGTCGGCGAGGCTGGCAAACGCCCGGGCGGTGACGCAGTCGAACCGGCCTTCGACGTCTTCCACCCGCGACTGTTCGGCACGAACCCCTTCCAGTTTCAGCGAACGGATCGCCTCGCGCAGGAAGCGCACCTTCTTGCCGTTCGAATCCACCAGCAGGATCTGCCGACCGGGCGCGGCAATCGCCAGCACGATGCCGGGCAGGCCAGGACCGGTGCCGAGATCGGCCAGGGTCTGGCCCTGCACGTACGGCAGGATCGCCAGCGAATCGAGCAGGTGACGGGTGATCATCTCGTCCGGATCGCGCACCGCGGTGAGGTTGTACGCCGCGTTCCAGCGCTGCAGCAGGGCCTGGTAATCGAGCAGGCGCGGCACCGCCTCGGACGGCAACGACAGGCCAAGCGTGGCGATGCCTTGTTCGAGTCGTGCCTGCAGGGCGTCGCGGCTGGTCATCGGTTCACTCGTCACATGGGGCCGCAAAGTATCGGCGGCCGCTGCCGCGCTTGCCAGCCCCGCCAAAAAGAAAAACCCGCCGTAGCGGGTTCAATACCTGCAAATCCCCTGCGGCGCGGGCGTTCTGGGACGCCCTGGCGCGACCCCTTGATTCAGGCGGCGTCCAATTCGACCCGCGTCACCATCATGCCGCGCTCGCGGAGCGCGCTGTTCAAGGACTGTTTCATCCGGGCGCCAAGGTCGCGCCGATCGGCGCCGGCGGCGACGGGCTCGTTGCGCAGCGCTTCACGGGCGCCGCGGCGAATCAGCTGGTCGACCTGCTCGAACACCGCGTCCGCCCGCTCCGGCTCCAGCACCTGCCAGTACACGGTGCCGCGTACCTCGCCGGCATCCTCCTGCGACGCATCCAGCCGCAGCGTCTGCCCGGCCAGGTTGATCTTGTGGGCCACCCGGTCGAGCAACGGCAACACCAGATGCGTTCCCTGCTGCAGTACCCGCACCAGCTTGCCGCGGCGATACAGGCTGTAGACCTGACCGGCCGGCACATGACGCACGGCGCTGGCGATCAGCGCGGTGGAGACAAGCAGCAAGGTGAGAGCAGCAGTCATCATGGTCTTGAAAAACAGCAGGTTGCCTATCGTTTATTGAGTAACCGCGATAACTTGAGGATACAGTTGCCTGAGTCCACAAAGATTAACCTTCATTTAACGGTGAAACTGAAAATTTAACAAGTGGTCAGGCGAGGGCGGCGAATGACTCCGGTCACAGAACCACCAAGTCACTGAATGCCATGCCTGAATCGTGCCAAATCAAGGGCTGCTGCAACGCCGCAGCGGGAAACCGGTCGATCCGGGCCCGCGTCAGGGGATCTGCCGGCGACGGCGCGCGGCGATCGACGGCGACTGCCGCAGCGCAGCAGAGGTATCGTTTTACAAGCGCTTTACAATCCGCCATGAAAACGTTTACGTTGGCGCCGCAATGCGGTTCCCTGTTCGCGGATCGGGTCACCAATGCCAGCAGCAACCATCAAAGACGTGGCGCGCGAGGCCGGTGTATCGGTGGCCTCG
This is a stretch of genomic DNA from Rhodanobacter sp. FDAARGOS 1247. It encodes these proteins:
- a CDS encoding ParA family protein — translated: MARIIAVANQKGGVGKTTTAVNLAAALAAAKRKVLLIDLDPQGNATMASGVNKRDIQASGCEVLLEEVPLAAAIVSTDAHYDLLPGNGDLTAAELKLMDALAREHRLKELLATVTDNYHTILIDCPPSLNLLTLNALTAADGVLIPVQCEYFALEGLSSLLDTVKAVRHRLNPKLEIEGLLRTMYDVRNNLGNEVSAQLTQHFGDKVLRSIIPRNVRLAEAPSHGQPIHLYDRSSRGAIAYIGLAGEVIRRERGLPRSVAAVPVEDIEVAAPTPAHDDSGPVLKAPAANHQE
- a CDS encoding ABC transporter ATP-binding protein, whose translation is MAAVQLDQLRKVYPNGHVGVAGASFEIADGELLVLVGPSGCGKTTLLRMIAGLETISDGTLAIDGRVVNDVAPKDRDIAMVFQNYALYPHMTVAENLGFGLKLRGHRQADIDGRVAAAAKTLELESRLASRPGALSGGQRQRVALGRALVRDPKVFLLDEPLSNLDAKLRLSMRVEIARLHRQLKATMVYVTHDQIEAMTLGQRIVVLDGGVIQQIDTPMNLYDKPANLFVAGFVGSPAMNLLHGTLQRQDGWKLVTGQGDIALGEPPQASAWELWRDRAVVLGVRPEDLQPQPSGAAALTAQLEVVEPVGNEVFLNLRYGSQPLVSRVAPRALPKPGNAVPLGLANERLHLFDADSGGRIVA
- a CDS encoding GH1 family beta-glucosidase — protein: MTRPSFRFPDGFHWGAATSAYQIEGSPLADGAGPSIWQRFAHTPGMMVNGDTGDVACDHYRRYKGDVQLMKALGLKGYRFSINWARVLPEGTGRVNPQGLDFYSRLVDELLENGIVPNATLFHWDLPAALDDRGGWLNRDIAHWFAEYAEVMFKALDDRVPRWATLNEPWVVTDGGYLHGALAPGHRSKYEAPIATHNLMRASGAGIQAYRAHGRHEIGVVFNIEPKYPHSDNAEDLAATRRAHAYMNEQFADPALLGRYPPELKEIFGDAWPDFPEDDFKLTNQKVDFVGINYYTRAVVKHDANAYPLKAVPVRQPNKTYTETGWEVFEQGLTDTLTWFKDRYGDIPLYITENGSAFYDPPVAENGELDDPLRTNYLRKHLKALHKAIGAGVNLKGYYAWSLLDNLEWSLGFSKRFGLYHVDFATQQRTPKATAKLYARVIESNGAVLDD
- the rsmG gene encoding 16S rRNA (guanine(527)-N(7))-methyltransferase RsmG, producing the protein MTSRDALQARLEQGIATLGLSLPSEAVPRLLDYQALLQRWNAAYNLTAVRDPDEMITRHLLDSLAILPYVQGQTLADLGTGPGLPGIVLAIAAPGRQILLVDSNGKKVRFLREAIRSLKLEGVRAEQSRVEDVEGRFDCVTARAFASLADMLGWGGHLLAPDGIWLAMKGKRPDDELPGIPPGFALRSTHELTVPGLPAERHLLVLARGA
- a CDS encoding SPFH domain-containing protein: MTAALTLLLVSTALIASAVRHVPAGQVYSLYRRGKLVRVLQQGTHLVLPLLDRVAHKINLAGQTLRLDASQEDAGEVRGTVYWQVLEPERADAVFEQVDQLIRRGAREALRNEPVAAGADRRDLGARMKQSLNSALRERGMMVTRVELDAA